A genome region from Fodinibius salicampi includes the following:
- the nadD gene encoding nicotinate (nicotinamide) nucleotide adenylyltransferase: MSETAVGIFGGSFDPIHRGHISIAESFLNASHISELWVMLTPESPHKQREEKTSYNLRFEMLQLAFADVKNAKVSNFEQQLRPPYYTVKTLRELKKTFKNKRFFLCMGEDSLIDFESWHQWEEILKYCELLVARRPSYDVKKLNNKIRENTNFVSHEPMDISSTEIRKKVRKGEKIDGLVPTRVEEFILDRKLYK; encoded by the coding sequence TTGAGTGAAACGGCTGTAGGAATTTTTGGGGGAAGTTTTGATCCCATACACAGGGGACATATATCCATTGCCGAGTCTTTTCTAAATGCGTCCCATATATCCGAATTGTGGGTTATGCTTACTCCCGAATCGCCTCATAAGCAGCGAGAGGAGAAAACTAGTTATAATCTCCGATTTGAAATGTTACAGCTTGCTTTTGCAGATGTAAAAAATGCCAAAGTAAGCAATTTTGAGCAACAGCTCAGACCCCCATACTATACCGTAAAAACCCTTAGGGAATTAAAAAAAACGTTTAAAAATAAGCGTTTTTTCCTGTGCATGGGAGAGGATTCCCTTATAGATTTTGAAAGTTGGCACCAATGGGAAGAAATTTTGAAATACTGTGAACTGTTGGTTGCTCGCCGGCCTTCCTATGATGTCAAAAAACTAAATAATAAAATACGAGAGAATACTAATTTTGTATCGCATGAACCGATGGATATCTCCTCTACAGAAATAAGGAAAAAAGTTCGGAAAGGCGAAAAAATAGATGGTCTGGTGCCAACCAGAGTAGAAGAATTTATCCTGGACCGAAAATTGTATAAATAA
- a CDS encoding outer membrane protein assembly factor BamD, translated as MNILSSNFLRLVCILFLAAAFISCKNENLIQRGDSIDVAYKKAMGLYQSGDYSDAAKAFETVIQIGRGTEYGREAQYYLAESYFNDERYMLAASEYSRYVTLHPRSDKREDAQFKEAISYYKLSPRYKLDQKHTRTAIEKFRLYNSRYPNSDRVDEAAKYITELRSKLAKKLYYAADLYLRTDRYEAAIVYYDLTIDDYPESIWAQRALVDKIDTYVTYADRSVASKQRERYQSAVEAYETFIQLFPDGKYRSEAEDHVDEARAALANLEENPEGAQQEDSLDVDDTSTGSSR; from the coding sequence ATGAATATATTATCATCAAATTTTCTAAGATTAGTCTGTATTTTATTTCTAGCAGCAGCTTTTATTTCCTGCAAGAATGAAAATCTAATACAGCGTGGAGATTCTATAGATGTGGCATATAAAAAAGCAATGGGCCTGTATCAATCCGGAGATTATTCAGATGCGGCTAAGGCTTTTGAGACCGTTATCCAAATTGGCCGCGGTACTGAGTACGGACGGGAGGCTCAGTATTATCTTGCTGAATCTTACTTTAATGATGAACGGTATATGCTTGCAGCATCAGAATATAGCCGATATGTTACACTTCATCCAAGAAGTGACAAGAGGGAGGATGCTCAATTTAAAGAGGCAATTAGTTATTATAAATTAAGTCCCCGTTATAAGCTCGATCAAAAACATACCCGTACGGCTATTGAAAAATTTCGACTCTATAATTCCCGCTACCCGAATTCAGATAGGGTAGATGAAGCCGCAAAATATATTACAGAACTTCGGTCAAAGCTTGCTAAAAAGCTCTACTATGCCGCAGACCTTTATCTGAGAACTGATCGCTATGAAGCGGCTATTGTATATTATGATCTTACTATCGATGATTATCCCGAGTCTATATGGGCACAGCGGGCACTCGTGGACAAAATAGATACCTATGTAACTTATGCTGACCGAAGTGTTGCAAGTAAACAGCGTGAGCGGTATCAATCTGCAGTTGAGGCTTATGAAACATTCATCCAGCTTTTCCCGGACGGGAAATACCGCTCTGAAGCAGAGGATCACGTTGATGAGGCCCGGGCAGCCCTTGCCAATCTGGAAGAGAATCCAGAAGGGGCTCAACAAGAAGATTCGCTTGATGTTGATGATACCAGCACCGGAAGCTCAAGATAA
- a CDS encoding NupC/NupG family nucleoside CNT transporter: MIDILRGMIGMVAIVGIAYAFSKNKKEINWQLVGTGFGIQFILAVFILKGRDMAEYWAPLGWPKEFFSWVSSFFVIVLDFTTEGAEFIFGDLALSPGMENSMGNFFAFQVLPTIIFFASLTAILYHYGILQRLVQYMAKGMQKLMGTSGAESLSVISNIFVGQTEAPLVVEPYIKKMTKSELLAVMTGGMATIAGGVMAAYVQMLGNAYAQAHEVSLDVGRLMFAEQLLGASLMAAPAALVIAKIIFPEVDKPATSGDVSIKVEQTDANGIDAAASGATTGLKLAANVGAMLLAFIALLAMGNYFLESFGDLTGLNSVIPEESLRIETILGWILAPVTFIIGVPWADAVNMGSLLGTKVVLNEFVAYLQMSEMVENAVLSQKTITMATFALCGFANFSSIAIQIGGIGGLAPSRKSELAQFGLIAVLAGTLANLMTATIAGMLY; this comes from the coding sequence ATGATCGATATCCTCCGTGGAATGATCGGAATGGTGGCCATTGTAGGCATCGCTTATGCATTCAGTAAAAACAAAAAGGAAATTAACTGGCAGCTGGTTGGTACCGGATTTGGAATACAGTTTATTCTGGCAGTTTTTATTCTTAAAGGTCGGGATATGGCTGAGTATTGGGCTCCTTTGGGATGGCCCAAAGAATTTTTTAGCTGGGTATCCTCCTTTTTTGTAATAGTATTGGATTTCACCACAGAGGGAGCTGAATTTATATTCGGAGATCTGGCTTTAAGTCCCGGTATGGAAAACAGTATGGGTAACTTTTTTGCATTCCAGGTGTTGCCTACCATCATCTTTTTTGCTTCACTTACCGCTATATTATATCACTATGGTATCCTGCAGCGACTTGTTCAATATATGGCTAAAGGAATGCAGAAGCTGATGGGGACTTCTGGAGCTGAATCCCTTTCGGTTATTTCAAATATATTTGTAGGGCAAACTGAGGCACCGTTGGTGGTAGAACCCTATATTAAAAAAATGACAAAGTCTGAGCTTCTGGCCGTAATGACCGGGGGAATGGCAACTATAGCGGGCGGTGTAATGGCGGCTTATGTACAAATGCTTGGAAATGCCTATGCGCAGGCACATGAAGTATCTCTGGATGTAGGACGACTAATGTTCGCTGAACAGCTGCTGGGAGCCAGTCTGATGGCAGCTCCAGCGGCCTTGGTCATAGCCAAAATAATTTTTCCTGAGGTGGATAAACCAGCTACGTCTGGTGATGTTAGTATTAAAGTAGAACAAACTGACGCCAACGGAATTGATGCGGCAGCAAGTGGAGCCACTACCGGACTGAAATTAGCGGCCAATGTTGGAGCTATGTTGCTTGCTTTTATAGCTTTATTGGCTATGGGGAACTACTTTCTTGAAAGTTTTGGTGACCTCACAGGATTAAATTCTGTTATACCGGAAGAGAGTTTGCGCATTGAAACTATTTTGGGATGGATTCTGGCCCCCGTCACTTTTATTATTGGGGTTCCCTGGGCTGATGCCGTTAATATGGGTTCCCTTTTGGGTACCAAAGTGGTACTTAATGAATTTGTAGCGTATCTTCAGATGTCAGAAATGGTAGAGAATGCCGTGTTATCCCAAAAAACTATTACTATGGCTACATTTGCGCTGTGTGGTTTTGCAAATTTCTCATCCATTGCTATTCAAATTGGGGGGATCGGTGGATTGGCTCCCAGCAGAAAGTCAGAGCTGGCTCAATTTGGTCTAATCGCGGTATTAGCAGGTACTTTAGCGAACTTAATGACAGCAACGATTGCTGGAATGCTATACTAA
- a CDS encoding peptidylprolyl isomerase, with protein MILFKHSFKIFLFIGVTAVVIASCEQSYIESQQEESNLARVGNQYLTLQEAKKQIPAFVYKEDSIQALQQFREQWIQRQLMQNQAEELGVSEEESVQQKIQRAKEEVIQEALRSYIIKTEVDTTISEQEALNYFEQNKAHFVLEEPYVQFRHLRTPNVEDARGAKQALRDELPWTEVADSFSTSPEQAIRNAERHFPISMALNEIEVMNRYLQNMNVGEISAIQREDGDYHFVQLIDKRGQGEHPDPEWIMDKIKSWIILNKRQRKFSSYLKNLYLKAESNNEIETYDVIPTETNYNNTTADTLESTSTDE; from the coding sequence ATGATTCTTTTTAAGCACTCTTTCAAAATATTTTTATTCATTGGTGTAACTGCTGTAGTTATTGCTTCCTGTGAGCAGTCCTATATAGAAAGCCAACAGGAAGAAAGTAATTTAGCGCGGGTCGGCAATCAATATTTAACGCTCCAGGAGGCTAAAAAACAAATTCCTGCTTTTGTTTATAAGGAAGATAGCATCCAGGCCTTACAGCAGTTCCGTGAACAGTGGATACAGCGACAGCTTATGCAGAATCAAGCTGAGGAGCTGGGAGTTTCGGAAGAAGAATCTGTTCAACAAAAAATCCAGCGGGCCAAGGAAGAGGTCATTCAGGAAGCGCTGCGTTCCTATATAATTAAAACTGAGGTAGATACCACAATTTCTGAACAGGAAGCTTTGAATTACTTCGAGCAAAACAAAGCCCATTTTGTGCTTGAAGAACCTTATGTTCAATTCAGGCATCTTCGAACACCGAATGTAGAAGATGCCCGGGGCGCAAAACAAGCATTACGAGATGAGCTTCCCTGGACAGAAGTGGCGGATAGTTTTAGTACCAGTCCTGAACAGGCAATTCGGAATGCAGAACGACACTTTCCTATTTCTATGGCCCTGAATGAAATTGAAGTCATGAACCGCTATCTCCAAAACATGAATGTTGGAGAAATTTCAGCGATTCAGCGGGAAGATGGAGATTATCACTTCGTACAACTAATAGATAAGCGTGGACAAGGAGAGCATCCTGATCCCGAGTGGATTATGGATAAAATCAAAAGCTGGATCATCCTCAATAAAAGACAGCGAAAATTCAGTTCCTACCTTAAGAATCTTTATCTTAAGGCCGAATCGAATAATGAAATAGAGACTTACGACGTTATACCAACGGAAACTAATTATAATAATACGACTGCAGATACCCTTGAAAGTACCTCAACAGATGAATAA
- a CDS encoding polyprenyl synthetase family protein encodes MHTTEHKQLSTLIEEGLSALNLPDTPGLLYDPVRYTLDLPGKRVRPFLTLTGCGIAGGEPQEALSAAIALELLHNFTLLHDDIMDAAETRRGEDSVYKKWDANTAILAGDAMYAKAFKQLQYYGRNRNYSKEQYAQIIDIFLDSAESVCEGQAYDLDFEDRIKVSLDEYLHMIEGKTAALISGSLAIGGAVAGAKEKILQQLYDIGQTMGIAFQIQDDLLDVIADPEKFGKQRGGDIMEGKKTYLSLLALQRCNDKQAKILQDILRKKNNSENDVTQVVELYKNLDIINSTRLTIKEYYQQSLNLVGVFESSIYKDQLISFLNRLISREF; translated from the coding sequence GTGCATACTACTGAACATAAACAGTTATCGACGCTTATTGAAGAGGGGCTTTCGGCTTTAAACCTGCCGGATACGCCGGGGCTCTTATATGATCCGGTTCGTTATACTCTTGACCTGCCGGGAAAGCGTGTACGGCCATTCTTAACGCTTACAGGCTGTGGTATTGCCGGTGGAGAACCCCAAGAGGCTTTATCAGCAGCTATTGCTCTTGAACTCCTTCATAATTTCACATTGCTACACGACGATATAATGGACGCGGCCGAAACACGGCGTGGAGAAGACAGTGTATATAAAAAATGGGATGCCAATACGGCTATCCTTGCCGGGGATGCCATGTATGCAAAGGCTTTTAAGCAGTTACAGTATTATGGCCGCAACAGAAACTATTCTAAGGAACAGTATGCACAAATTATTGATATATTTTTAGACAGTGCAGAAAGTGTATGCGAGGGTCAAGCTTACGATCTCGATTTTGAAGATCGAATCAAAGTTTCTCTTGATGAATATCTGCATATGATTGAGGGCAAAACGGCTGCACTCATTAGCGGTTCACTGGCTATTGGAGGGGCTGTAGCAGGGGCAAAAGAGAAAATCTTGCAACAACTTTATGATATAGGACAAACGATGGGGATTGCCTTTCAGATACAAGATGATTTGCTGGATGTAATTGCCGATCCCGAAAAATTTGGGAAACAACGAGGCGGAGATATCATGGAGGGTAAGAAAACATACCTGTCCCTTCTTGCGTTACAACGATGTAATGATAAACAGGCAAAAATCTTACAGGATATCCTCAGGAAGAAAAACAATTCCGAAAACGATGTGACTCAAGTGGTGGAACTTTATAAAAATCTGGATATAATTAATTCTACCCGGCTTACTATTAAAGAGTACTATCAACAATCATTAAATCTTGTAGGTGTCTTTGAGTCATCTATTTACAAAGATCAGTTAATTAGTTTTTTAAATCGGTTAATATCTCGAGAATTTTGA
- the der gene encoding ribosome biogenesis GTPase Der yields MHPVVSIVGRPNVGKSTIFNRLIGSRKAIVDDEYGVTRDRHYGESFWNGRTFNVIDTGGYQPDETDIMTAGIREQVHIAIDESDVILFVVDCEAGMTSLDKSVARMLREDQETPVLLVPNKADNDERTLNAAEFYELGFEEMHPISAINGRGTGDLLDRLVTLLPEEKEDQEPDIPKLAVVGRPNVGKSSFINSLLKDERCIVTDIPGTTRDSINSKLSFDGKDYILIDTAGLRKKRKVKENIEFYSTVRTDRALKECDVAILMLDAMRGFEAQDKHILREAENYNKGIVIVLNKWDLVPEKDSNIHKEFEEYVYDKVPMMDYVPIVSASALSGQRIYKVIKTADIVLQERKRTVSTPKLNDFMERILKRKPLPMRRGVALKIKYATQVKSDPPVFVFFMNIPEELPANYRRYIENEIRKEFGFQGVPITLRFKQK; encoded by the coding sequence ATGCATCCGGTAGTATCAATTGTAGGGCGACCCAATGTTGGTAAGTCCACTATATTTAATCGCCTTATTGGCAGCAGAAAGGCCATCGTCGATGATGAGTACGGGGTTACCCGTGATCGTCACTACGGTGAATCATTTTGGAACGGACGAACCTTTAATGTAATTGATACAGGAGGGTATCAGCCGGATGAAACTGATATAATGACTGCAGGTATCCGTGAACAGGTTCATATTGCCATAGATGAATCAGATGTAATTTTATTTGTGGTGGATTGCGAGGCCGGAATGACCAGTCTTGATAAGTCGGTAGCCCGCATGCTCAGAGAGGATCAGGAAACCCCGGTATTATTGGTACCCAATAAAGCGGATAATGATGAACGCACCCTCAATGCTGCAGAATTCTATGAATTGGGATTCGAAGAAATGCATCCGATTTCTGCTATTAACGGGAGGGGAACCGGAGATCTGTTAGATCGTCTGGTAACTCTGTTACCGGAAGAAAAGGAAGATCAGGAACCAGATATCCCCAAACTGGCCGTAGTGGGGAGGCCGAATGTAGGGAAAAGTAGTTTTATTAACTCCTTACTTAAGGATGAGCGTTGTATTGTTACAGATATCCCCGGAACAACACGCGACTCCATCAACAGTAAGCTTAGCTTTGATGGGAAAGACTATATACTGATCGATACAGCGGGCCTTCGCAAAAAACGCAAGGTCAAGGAGAATATAGAATTTTACAGCACAGTTCGCACCGACAGAGCCTTGAAGGAATGTGATGTAGCTATTCTAATGTTGGATGCTATGCGAGGTTTTGAGGCACAGGATAAACATATCCTCCGTGAGGCTGAAAACTACAACAAAGGTATTGTCATTGTGCTCAATAAGTGGGACTTAGTGCCGGAAAAGGACTCAAATATTCACAAAGAATTTGAGGAATATGTGTACGATAAAGTTCCCATGATGGATTATGTACCTATTGTTTCAGCCTCGGCTTTGAGCGGCCAGCGAATATACAAAGTCATAAAAACTGCTGATATTGTACTGCAGGAGCGGAAAAGAACGGTAAGCACACCTAAGCTCAATGACTTTATGGAGCGTATTCTGAAACGCAAGCCATTACCGATGCGCCGGGGAGTTGCGTTGAAAATAAAGTATGCCACGCAGGTTAAATCAGATCCCCCGGTGTTCGTATTTTTTATGAATATCCCGGAAGAACTACCCGCCAATTACAGGCGTTATATTGAAAACGAGATACGCAAAGAATTTGGATTTCAGGGGGTTCCAATAACACTGAGATTTAAACAAAAATAA
- a CDS encoding S66 peptidase family protein, translating to MDRKRFIETLSLGTVMPALSTGWTLSKSPQQIKPKPLNVGDTIGLISPAGIIGEDEDYDKVIQTIRQMGYKVKEGKHAREKHGYLAGTDDQRAEDLNTMFADPSVKAILPFRGGWGCNRILDKIDYQIIKDHPKALIGFSDITSLLLSIYAKTGLVTFHGPVAKSIWTHFTTDHFRKVTGNRGEHTLFVNERLSESYNSYRIVSPGTAKGRLLGGNLTVLTAMIGSDYLPDFNNNILFIEDVGEDVYRIDRMLTQLKLSGILDQISGFILGQCTACDESQPYGFSLKEIIDKHIKPLQIPAFSGAPIGHIDHMLTLPIGIQAEINVQEGSISFLEDTLS from the coding sequence ATGGATAGAAAAAGATTTATAGAGACGCTTAGTTTGGGCACAGTAATGCCGGCTTTAAGTACAGGATGGACCCTTTCAAAATCTCCTCAACAGATCAAGCCTAAACCACTTAATGTCGGCGATACCATTGGCCTTATTAGTCCTGCGGGAATTATTGGTGAAGATGAGGATTACGATAAAGTTATTCAAACCATTCGGCAAATGGGATATAAGGTTAAGGAGGGGAAGCATGCAAGGGAAAAACATGGATATCTGGCCGGTACGGATGATCAACGTGCTGAAGATCTTAATACAATGTTTGCTGACCCTTCTGTAAAAGCGATTCTTCCATTTCGTGGCGGCTGGGGATGCAATCGCATCCTTGATAAAATTGATTATCAAATAATTAAGGATCATCCTAAAGCGCTCATAGGCTTTAGTGATATAACATCACTGCTACTTTCTATTTATGCTAAAACCGGATTAGTGACCTTTCACGGTCCCGTCGCAAAATCAATATGGACACACTTTACCACCGATCATTTTCGTAAAGTAACGGGAAACAGAGGTGAGCATACTCTATTCGTAAATGAGAGACTTTCAGAGAGCTATAACTCTTATAGAATAGTTAGCCCCGGCACAGCAAAAGGGAGACTTTTAGGTGGCAACTTAACCGTTCTTACAGCAATGATCGGATCCGATTACTTACCGGACTTTAATAACAACATTCTTTTTATTGAAGATGTAGGAGAAGATGTTTACCGAATTGATCGGATGCTTACTCAGCTCAAACTAAGCGGAATTTTAGACCAGATATCGGGATTTATCCTGGGGCAGTGTACTGCTTGTGATGAATCACAACCTTATGGATTTTCACTTAAAGAAATTATTGACAAACATATCAAGCCCTTGCAGATACCAGCTTTTTCGGGTGCTCCTATCGGACATATTGATCATATGCTGACCCTTCCGATAGGAATACAAGCTGAGATTAATGTGCAGGAGGGAAGCATTTCATTTCTGGAAGATACCCTCTCATAG
- a CDS encoding peptidylprolyl isomerase produces the protein MNKPLYTFSFILLLFLIPLFGFAQQAPEESVDKIVAVVNDHIILKSDVDEQVQQYMFQMQQQNQQISFGEDIWYAVLQNIVDRNIMLDQAAIDSITVTNQQVNQRIDQRIDQSVQQLGSEQALEEQMGKSIVQIRADLRENYREQMIVQRFQQQKREEVDITRPEVKEFYESIPKDSLPVIPEQVGISQIVIEPPTLENARQEALSLAKQLRDSVLNHGKTIEELAKRHSDGPSASDGGKLPLISLDELVPEYSAAAAALEPGEISEVVETSFGFHVIRLNKRVGDQIDTNHILISIDEDSYDNQAAIDRLNELRDSLRTNEDVTFSELAREYSDDPNTASQGGRILNPQTGQRLLTLEELDPALYRIVLLLDEEGDISEPKSFQLGNSNNSRRAYRIVRLDQHVPEHVANLEQDYQRIKQVALQEKQQEHIQDLISELRQEMYVEYKIPIPDRYEDPEEDPML, from the coding sequence ATGAATAAGCCTTTATATACATTCTCTTTTATCCTTTTATTGTTTTTAATTCCCCTTTTCGGATTCGCACAACAAGCGCCTGAAGAATCTGTGGATAAAATTGTCGCTGTTGTCAATGACCATATCATTCTCAAATCGGACGTTGACGAACAGGTACAGCAGTACATGTTTCAAATGCAGCAGCAAAACCAACAGATCTCTTTCGGGGAAGATATTTGGTATGCTGTGCTGCAGAATATCGTGGATCGTAATATCATGTTGGATCAGGCTGCTATTGACTCAATAACGGTAACTAACCAACAAGTAAATCAACGAATTGATCAGCGCATCGATCAGTCTGTTCAACAATTGGGCAGTGAACAGGCTTTGGAAGAGCAAATGGGAAAAAGTATCGTTCAGATACGCGCTGACTTACGTGAAAATTATCGCGAACAAATGATTGTTCAGCGCTTTCAGCAACAGAAACGCGAAGAGGTAGATATCACTCGTCCTGAGGTTAAAGAATTTTACGAAAGTATTCCCAAAGATTCTTTGCCGGTTATTCCAGAACAAGTTGGGATCTCACAAATTGTCATTGAGCCCCCTACACTTGAAAACGCCCGGCAGGAAGCACTTTCCCTGGCCAAGCAGCTGCGGGACTCTGTTCTAAATCACGGAAAAACCATTGAAGAACTGGCCAAAAGACACAGCGATGGCCCTTCCGCTTCGGATGGCGGAAAGCTCCCGCTCATATCCCTCGACGAATTGGTTCCGGAGTATTCGGCCGCAGCGGCTGCCCTGGAGCCAGGAGAAATTTCTGAAGTAGTGGAAACCTCTTTCGGTTTTCACGTTATACGCCTGAATAAGAGAGTAGGCGATCAAATAGATACTAATCATATTCTTATTTCTATTGATGAAGATAGCTATGATAATCAGGCGGCCATAGACCGCTTGAATGAATTGCGGGATTCTTTGCGGACTAATGAAGATGTTACTTTCTCTGAATTGGCCCGTGAATATTCAGATGATCCCAATACAGCATCACAAGGCGGTCGTATATTGAACCCGCAAACCGGACAGCGTTTGCTTACACTTGAAGAGCTCGATCCGGCCCTATACAGGATTGTACTGTTACTGGATGAAGAAGGCGATATTTCAGAACCCAAATCTTTTCAGCTTGGTAACAGCAACAATTCCAGGCGCGCCTATCGAATTGTCCGTTTGGATCAACACGTTCCGGAACATGTTGCCAACCTTGAGCAGGATTACCAGCGAATTAAACAAGTAGCCCTGCAGGAGAAACAGCAAGAACATATCCAAGATCTTATTAGCGAATTACGGCAGGAAATGTACGTAGAATATAAGATCCCAATTCCCGATCGTTATGAAGATCCGGAAGAAGATCCTATGCTTTAA
- a CDS encoding thymidine kinase, with amino-acid sequence MLNEPSYIPDKIGWIEVVCGGMFSGKTEELIRRAKRAHIAGQKVVVVKPKVDNRYSEEDIVSHNETTLPGLIVDTADQIVLLTGDAQVVCIDEAQFFDKQLINVANTLANDGKRVIIAGLDMDFEGRPFEPMPQLLAIAEYVTKLHAICAESGTMAHYSQRVVENEERVLVGETDAYEPRARHCFRPPVDKRRGTPVKPITKKKNNSNKD; translated from the coding sequence ATGCTAAATGAACCCTCTTATATACCCGATAAAATTGGATGGATAGAGGTTGTCTGCGGTGGTATGTTCAGTGGAAAAACAGAAGAGCTTATCCGCAGGGCTAAACGGGCACATATTGCCGGACAAAAGGTCGTGGTTGTTAAACCTAAAGTCGATAATAGATACAGCGAGGAGGATATTGTTTCCCATAACGAAACCACTCTCCCCGGTCTTATTGTAGACACAGCTGACCAGATAGTGTTATTGACGGGCGATGCCCAGGTCGTCTGTATTGATGAAGCCCAGTTTTTTGACAAGCAGCTGATCAACGTAGCAAATACACTCGCAAATGATGGGAAACGTGTAATTATAGCTGGTTTGGATATGGATTTTGAGGGCCGACCGTTCGAGCCAATGCCCCAGCTATTGGCAATTGCAGAATATGTTACTAAACTTCATGCCATCTGTGCGGAAAGCGGTACTATGGCTCACTATTCACAGCGTGTTGTTGAAAATGAAGAGCGTGTGCTTGTGGGCGAAACGGATGCCTACGAACCCCGGGCCCGCCATTGTTTCCGCCCCCCTGTCGATAAGAGACGGGGTACTCCGGTTAAGCCTATCACCAAGAAGAAAAATAACAGTAATAAAGATTAG